gacatacggatcactattttggggacttttctgcgtattatggccgtaaataacgaaccgtattttcatatgctgagtgtgacgccggcctaaaggttaAGGTAGCAAGTTCAAGAATAGCAAAACTTATCAGTCCGACAAAGTCAGAACGTGGTTTTAGAGATGTGATCGTTGGCGCCAAGGCCTTGGCGCATAAGGGGTCCGGTATAGTCCTGGAGGAGATGGCGTCCTGGATCCTGGCGGCGGCGGTGATTCCTCGTGGTCCTGTCGGCAATCGGCTGGTCTTGAAACGGTGAGCAGGAAAGAACATGGTCCTTTGTCTTGTTAGAGTCCAAAGGCAATAATCTGTCAAAAGCAGGTGTAACGTGAAGCCACTCAAGGCAGGTGACCTGGCTTCCCCATCGGTGCATACGCGCGTCTGTCCTTACTGCAGGATTTGTCACTCACAGTCAGCAGGGATTGGATGCATCTTTGTCAACAGTGTCTGGCTGTGGTCTGCTTTGTCTAGATGACTAATAGGAGCCCCGACACTGCCCTCCTGCATGCTGTGCGTTCCCGCTCTGACTGATTTTCTGCACGCTGCAGCTCTTTTAACTTAGCCACACCCCCTACTCCTGAGTGTAAAAGTAGGTCCGGGGCCTTATGCTTTCCCCCGTGCAACCTGGGTGACAGCTCTGACAGTTCCGAATCCATCACGGAGTAGGTATGCCTAATCCGGGTCTCCTCCTTACACTCACACCAGGATACCTGTGGTGGGTACTCAGCTCATGATTAACCGGCCGTTATCTGATCGCAGAAGTGGCTGTCTAATTGTCTGAACGGCTGTTTAGCTGGGAGACTGTGAAGTGGATCCTGGGCTTGTCTCCTGAAGAGCAGTTTTTTGCCCGACAGGCTAGCAGGCCATTCACGTCACAGCCAATGCTTAGGCTAGAATCAAACTCTGCATCCAACCATAGTCGTCCTCACAACGTGATTCTACTTCTCTGACAGGAAATCACAGGAACGAAcagttaataatctttatttttatatagcgctaacatattccgcagcgctttacagtttgcacacattatcatcactgtccccgattgggctcacaatctagaattcctatcagtatgtctttggaatgtgggaggaaaccggagtgcccggaggaaacccacgcaaacacggagagaacatacaaactctttgcagatgttgtcctgggtgggattagaacccaggaccccagcgctgcaaggctgtagtgctaaccactgcgccaccgtgctgcacctTTCCTCAGTAATCTGACCAGCTCCTGTCACATCTGACTTTACTAACTGCACTCTAAGATGGCTGCCTGCAACTCAAGTCATCCTTCAGTTTCCAACTGTCGCTGAGGGCGGCTCAAACTGGTTAATTTCCGATGTGCCAACTGACATACAGGTGACAGTAGTATGAATCTGCaaactgctgccatctagtggctaAAACAATAACATCTTTTATGCCTACACAGGTAATCATATCGACTAAAACAGCTTAAGGCTGCATTCGTCGGCACGgggccatcgctatgcgtcggcccgacgtgcgttgtgaaaataatgcccaacgtgggcagcggaagcagtcttacgacgcttccgctgccccattgtaaggtctggggaggagggggcaaagTTTCATCCGCACATGTgcggccgaaaatggcggacacgacgcgcaaaaaaagttacatgtaacgtttttttgtgccgacggtccgccaaaacacaacgcaacCTTCGCACGGcggttgcgatgtgtggccatacgtcacaatgcgttgctaatgttagtctatggggaaaaaaatgcatcctgcagtcaactttgcaggatgcgttttttctcctaaacgacacaTGGCGACGTACAGCCAAAAACGCTAGTAGCCTTAGAAGGGGTGAGTAGTGGgaatcttcatcacccccttaagaaAAGCATAAAGATTTCACTTCACAGGAAGTGAGGCCAACCTGTGAACCACAACCCCATATATTGTTACAATGCAAGTAATGTAATTCTGACTTTTACCAAATCCAGGTTCCATTAGACTGCCATGTAATGAATTGTGATTCATCAGTTCACAAAGCACATTTCCTTTGCTACAGAATCCAATGCTGGGATCCCCTACGCTATTTCATCCAGTGATTGGCAGTGTGCTTGATGCTGTAAGGCTTCCATGCAGCTGCTTGGCTATGGAAAACACGCTtcggtgcagtttctgtgcagatgTTCATGGCAGAGGAGGTCTGGAGCTCTACAGTTATGATGTAAAGATTGTCGGCTCCCTATCGTAAtttgccactagtgatgagcgagtataatcgttgctcgggttttccagagcacgctcgggtggtctccaagtatttgtaactgctcggagatttagttttcatcacggcagctgcatgatttgcggctactagacagcttgattacatgtggggattccctagcaaccaggcgaccgccacatgtactcagcctggctaacagatgtaaatcattcagctgcatcaacaaaaactaaatctccgagcagttacaaatactcggagaccacccgagcgtgctcgggaaaacccgagcaacgagtatactcgctcaccacTATCTGCCACTTCATGCTTGAGTTTCTATTTCTCCTAAACAGTTCTACTTTTTAATTATCCCACAAACGTTTTCGTGGAATATTTGTAAGTGAAGAAATATTGCAAGACCACCAATAGCCTGTGAAGTGGGCTGTGAGAGAACACATACTTTATTATTTTTATCGCAattttacaaaaacaaaaaaaagtctttCTACATCAGTTACTGTATGTATGGAGATATTCTCCATTAGAAACATTGTAAACTGTATTCGCACACATATGGCAGAGAAAGGTACATCAGATTCCGTTGTGGCTCAAGAATATGGACTTGGACCTGCACAGATACCCAGAGCCGCTTGCAGGAGACTGTGCAGCAGCACATGGTTTCCAAAAAGTTTTGACCTGTTTATACCTTCATGCTCTGCTAACATGTGTGAAGCACCCTACCAAAAATGGATGTATgccaagttttagaaaagaaagcctGTAAAAATATTACTTTTTAAACACAAGACAAGGAATCATCATCAAAATTTGACTTGACTAGATCATTTgtttataaagcaaaaaaaaaatatctgtatGTCACACTGACATAAGGCAAGATGACAATAGCCTCACAATGTAGATTAAAATAACCAATCATTTTCCAAAAGCGATGTTCATTGTTCTTGGCAATCCTTTCAAATAGACCATAAATGTGAACTTAGAGCAACTTCTCCCTTTATATAAAATAGTCATGCAAAGCTAAAACATTGAAAAATATATACAGAAATACTCGCGACTTGTATTATAACGTGACCATGTATTCTGTTGCCATTCCGTGACTTCTTCAAACTCCTAATTATACCATTTGGTACTTAAATTGCAGTTACGAAAAGGTTTATAAGACCGGAGAAGTTTCATCATGTAGTAAACGCACTTAAATGCAAAATTTCTGATAAGAGAAATAAGACTTGGGATTTTGTTAAATATTCCACTGACCAACAAAAACACTAACGTGGTGTTTAAGGGTTCAAAATGCTTTATAGTCAGGTAGAGCATTTTATAGTATGCAGCCATACATGAAGTTATGCAAGGAATCTcaagtataaacaataaaatacgtTCTTGGGTCCAGTCAAAATGTCATAAAGGGCCAAATTATtacatactagatggcagcccgattctaaagaatcgggagtctagaatccatatatactttatttattcaaatgtaagaataatacaattaataaataatagtaagaacaaaaataataggcagtatatggagaaaacaccaaacaaaagttcaaaattggtgtgaaaatgtcactgaaccacttcacaactaaatatatatagttttggtaaatggtattatcatttttttgacgaaattcggcaggagcttgaagagcaacgtcactgggcccgcctccacgcagtagaaacttgctgtgaggtaaaaattcaaaaatcacaccaaaatggcgggcggagtgtgtcacagtacggcacgtttctgattggtcgctcgcagcaggcggcaaccaatcagacactggacactgttgacgtcacttatctccggacattagctccggacattagctccggacattagctccggacaaagccatggaagttggcacaaattgcaggaagtagtattctaggcaattatatattagattaaattATTACATATTAGTCAAGCAGTGAGAACTTGCACTTCTGGGGGATCCATATTATGTACCAGTTATTTGCAATGTAAAAAGGATTGGACATTTGACTCATCTGGACTCTCATAGGTAAACCAGCTAAACTAGGCAATCAATTAGACCAGCATCAAGATCTCCTATGTATCTTGCCTTTTCCAATAATACAGTACCCTACATAAAAAGGTCAAAGATTATGCATATCCTTTTCATACAGAAATGCTGAAAGACAAAAGTGAAGAGCAGACTTTAAAATGGACTTGTGCAAAATATACTTTGCAGATTAAATGAATAGAAATGAGTACAATGCTCCTAGTACCATATCAGTTACATATACTGGTCTACTTCTATAAGCTAAGGTGGTAAGTGATAGGCGACTCCGCCATAATACAACTCATTTAGCAACAACCATGGGATTGCAGGTGTCATgtagagaaaaaacaaacaaaaaaaacaatacaaacacTTTAGAGCCGTCAGCCATTTAGCTGTAGTTCTGGGGAACTAATTGTTGCAGCACGATGCCAGCATTGTGAAACGGTCACTCAGGGAGCCTCTTGTTATAAAGAATACACTGAAAGTATCCCAAAACTACAGCATACACTACTGTTAGAACTTGGACAGGTTCTCCAAGTTTTCTGGTTGAGATTCACAGCTTCAAAAATGGTTTTATGACTTTTGGTTGTTAAGGATTTAgggaaaacaaataaataaatagggtGCCATTTTTATGTCCCCTCCAGAGACAGTGCCACTCTATTCAATGGGCTGTGTCTAGTATACCAAATCCAGTTTATGGACAAGAGTGGTGTGGCACTGCAACAAGAGCATCTGGTTAGAGCTATTGAAAAGACTTTCATCAGAGCTCCTGGCACCTCCAAGAAACACCTGATTTTCTTTAAAGAGCTGCTTtattgttatttaaccccttaatgcttaatgacagccaatacgtcttttaactgacctgagatataagagaatagcctccccatacaggtaacaatccagcagctgtcggctgtccactatagccgaCAACTTGCTGCATCTTCCACGATCagcgtttgcaccgtccaaatctgtttaaccccttagatgcggctgtcaatagtgactacatcaatataaatggttaacagagtgtgggggcttcctctttatcccaaatgatgccctcagatcatgattttgtggtcctgatgtttgccatggcaattcatgaccaaatagtggccttagagtctgccggctgtagtaatctgttcagaagttagcggcatttaggtggtaaaaatacacattttcatttctgtcatgccaatttgcattaattcctgaaaagcacctgaagggttaataaactacctgacaacagttttCAATATGACAGGGGGTGCTatttctaaaatggtatcactttggggggtttcccaGTATATGGGACCCCtagagtcacttcaaacatggataagttcgtaaaaaataaatttagtaaatttccttgaaaaaatgaaaaattactgctacatttttaaacctcctaaaatgctaccaaaataaaagaacattttacagatggtgctgatgtaaagcagatatgagggaaatgttatttattaatgttttgctgtggtatgactatctggattgaagggacaatcattcaaagtttgaaaattgctaattttgtaccatttttctcaaatttctgattttttttaaaaaataaacacaaaacatatcaacctaaatttaccattatcataaagtataatgtgtcatgaaaaaatctcaaaatcactgggatttgttgaagcgttccagaggtattACCACATAAATGGACAATGGTcatatttcaaaaatttggctccgtcactaaggggttaaatcatcctCTGGACATTGCAAAGTTGTGATTTTTGTAATATGCCAAGTTACTTTGCTTCaatctactaaaaaaaaaaaaactatggtgTAGAGCTGTATTAATGGTCAGTTAACACTCCTTTAGTAATTCCTTTCAACTGCATCTGTGCACTATATTGAAGTagtctgtgtacagtacaggacctTCCCTACCTCAGCCTCCCTCCTGTCCACGCCCGGGCTCAGACAGGGAAATTCCCATTCTTTGTTTGCCGATTCTCCAGGCTAAAGTAAAGTCAGAGAAATGACAAGGCCATCGTCTCAAATTTGCCAAAAGTGTATTAATTTTGCAATCGGTTCCAATGGCTGGTGAACCAAAAAACAGTTATATAAAATAAACTCTACTAATAACGATCATGTCTGAGTGTTCTGAAACCTTTCCCCCCACACAGAAATATATACAAAGTAATTACGAAACAAACCGTAACACTTTTCCGGTAGCTGCACAGAAGAATATTCAAGTTTTGGTAATAGACACCAGACGTTGCACAGAATGGTATTGGTCCAGTGAACCATTTGTATCATTCACTTTCATGGACTAGAAAAACGATCTTTTCCAAAAAGCtattcaataaaataaaaaaaaataaataaaaaaaggcttgGGTTTCAAGTACAAACATTCAGACCCATATCATCCAGAATTGACTACATGTACAATTCTTGGACATGTCCAAGAAAACTGTGCTTTGTAGCTATCGGATAGTGACCTCTTAGGAAAAAACCCTTGGCGACTTGCAATATCAATCTCATTTTTTCTGTTAATATACAAGAATGACCCTGTGATGTGAGAATAGGGAATGCATAATAAACAGACAACTCCCTACGCACACATCTAATTGGTTGCATCAATGCAGTAAACAAGTGCTATTCCACTTCAGTAAAATATACACATATAAACATTTTGGGGGGGTTGAAGTAAAAGTGCTGTAAAATAAAAATGGGGGCAGAGGTAACTTAAAACTAGATTCCTCTAGCTTCATATAAAACAAAGTTAATTATATCCAAAATTGAAGGTGAAAACGCAATCCTTTTTCCAAGTCTTGTGGAATGCTGGAGTTACGGAGATGATAGGTTGCTGAACTGAGCAAACTCCACGACTGCTTCTCCCACACCAAGGAAGTAGACAACTTGAGCTATGCCAAAAAGGGGTGCAATAACTAATGCCCGGCAACCAGATCCCTTCAGAAAGGCAGATGGGCCCTCATTTATCCAGATTTTCCTGCAAATTAATAGAAAGACCCAAGATTAGGAGACTTACAAGCGTAGGTGAACAGTACATTATAGAAAGGGCCACACAATCTCCTTACCGGACACAGTCTATTATTCCACTGTACACCTCTTCATTGGCTCCTTTGTTCAATGATTGAAGACGAGTCTTTACCACTGAAAAGTTAAAATGTGACAATTGAGGTTTAACAAGGAACGCATTTGTGTGTCGAATGTGGCTCGGTGAACACCCACTATGGTAAAAATAGGTAAACGTTTGATATCTTACCGTCACAAGGATTGACAGCCACAGCTGCCGTAGAGCCAGCAACACAGCCTGCAAAGAACGAGTGAAGAAAAGGAGCTCTCACGTCTGGAGAGGACATTCCCAGCTTATTGATGTTGGAGAACAACGGGAAATAGATGACTGAAAATGGAACATCCCTGTAAGAGAACAGGAAAACACAAGACTAGCAGCAATCTGATGTAATTCAGAGGCAAAACGATGTGCACAAAACCACAGTATATGCCGGAAATACCTCTGCCATCTAAACTAACCACACAATATACTTCAGACAACACAGAGAATTACAAGAACACAACAAAAGTGGTTGgtatttttgttcattttttttgccAAAAGTAAATATATTATAGTTATAAATATAGATTAAACAAGTCTGCCCAAACACGTATGTGTTACAAtgttcagcataaatgagtacaccccctttgaaagtAAGATTTTAATATCTCACTGAGTATAAAAACAATTTGAGAATTTTGACAAGaccgtttcattttttttttttaacccataacatgaaagcaAGTCTaaaataactttcattacaaaatcttcagttttactcaaatttgtTGATGAAAAAAGGATCACACCTCAAATCAAAAACTACATCtgctattttgtgtgacttccaagaTTTTTAAgaacagcaccaagtcttctacatggaatgaacaagttggtgaaATATTGCAATATCTATCTTTGTCCATGCATTCAAGACACATTCCAGAGCCtgaatgctggatggagagtgatgctaaaCTTGTCGCTTCAGAACTCCCCATAGTAGTTTGGTTGGGTTAAGACCAGGAGACATACTTGGGGCGACAGTGAATCAGTGGCCATGTTCATTGCATGCCTACAAAATTTAGTGTtgcccttaaaaaaaaaatcatcgagTTTATACAACATACTAGATGTAGGAGGTTTTTTATGTAGAGTAttcattttgcatcaattaatatgagtaaaactgaaaattttgtaatgaaagttatattacctGAACTGAATCCCGAACCCAGacaccattcaagtgaatggacaGAGTGTGAGTCAGTGGCTGCGACAGGCGGCGAAAAGGTTACCGTCAGTCAGGCGCCGTAAAATGACTACTACTACAGCGTCGcttgctttatcttggctggttatcaaaaaataggggaaccccatgtagtttgttattatttatttaatttaaaaaaataaataaaaaatacatggCGTGGGGGGGCCCCTCTGTTTTGATAGCCAGCCAAGATAGAGCAGAAAGCAGACAGCGGagggctgcagcccacagctgtctgctttacctgtgCTAGTTATCAAAATTAGAGGTGACCCCACGTCTTTAtttgcagtggggaaaaaaagtatttagtcagccaccaattgtgcaagttctcacacttaaaaagatgagagaggcctgtaattgacatcataggtagaccacaactatgagaaaacaaatccagaaaatcactttttcTGATTAggaaagatttatttagcaaattacggtggaaaataagtatttgttcattaacaaaagttcatctcaatattttgttatatatcctttgttggcaatgacagttttctttaagtcttcacaagtttggcacacgctgttggtggtatgttgacccattcctccatgtagatttcctctagagcagtgatgttttgtggctgactaaatacttttttttcgccactgtatttatttatttttttaacatactGCGCCGGCTAATCACAGTCATGACAACATTTGGCATGGCTGTAAAGGGGCAGGAAGTGCCCACACCGGAAAAGCAGGTTGATATTCCAAATATAGCGATCATAATTTCTCCCATTCCTCCCCCATACAATGGGACACGCTGCCCTGACTGATTAGACCTCAACTCATCATGGAAGTTTTCAAAATCAACATGAAAGTTCACCTGTTCAGAAACTGCTGCTCACTAAACTACCTTAAGAAATGCTTCTTTCCTCTTCCTCCCTAGTTATGTGTAagtttatttcctttttttcaatttCTGTAACATCAAGCGTGTCAAGCAAAGAGAAATAGCAATAGGATCTTGAAACGCATACCTCAATAATGTTGCCCCCAGACCTTTATAAAGGCCTTTTATACCCTGTGTTCTGAGAAGTTCAGAAGCAATCTGTGTTGCAGATAACTTTTGTGTCACCAGCGTTGGCCCAGCATTATAAGCTCTGGAGAGCACAGGAATGGTATTCAAATGTTTTGCACCCTGAGTAACGCTTTGTATCCCAGTAGCAGTCTTCTGGCAAGATGCTGAAAAATAAAAGGTTATTAAATTAGTCCAAATGGTTTTactggggaaaaaaataaatagatgggaGGTGGGGCAACGAATAACACCATTAAAGAACCAAACCTGTCACATGGATATACATGTGCTATGGTTGGGGCTGCCTATAGGGGAGAGTACATATAACAGCTCTTTCAATCTTTCATGCACTGCACCTAGCAACCTGCATAAGGCATAACCAAAGGTTTTGCCAGAagcattttttttaacctttctgAAGTACTATTAGAATACAAAGTAATCATAGATACCTAGTCGTCCTGCATCCTGCAGCTGAATCTTAAGCATTTCCATAGGAGTGGTTATAATAACCTGACAGGTCCCAGCACCACATCCTGCCAACATTTCTTTGACCAATGTGAGcttcttgctaaaaaaaaaaaacaagaaacaaaaCACAATTACTGAAACCTGTTTAAGAGACAAGTCCATCCAATGTGTAATTTTATCAGTACTCTAATGTGTCAGAAAAAGTATTTAGTGATACCATTTCTGTTCTGGGAAGGAAATGTCCAAAGACATTTAACAGCTGGAGATCACGTCCAATGTCCCAGAGTGGAGAACTCCTAAAGGTGGCTGGTGAATATAACTTTACAATGTAGGTAATGGCCAGTTTGATTTCAGACTTAAAGAGGCTGTCTACTActattacattgatgacctatccttcaaATGAATAGGAAGCCAATGTGCATTACCCTGGGGTAGCCACAATCAGAAGATGGTCAGCTCTGCAAGTGCGTGCTTCCGGCCGGCAGCTGCCACTGCGGTCACCAAaagcagctgatcggtggggggagGGTCCCAAGTGTCGGACCCTGGTCAATCAGACATTGATGGTCTGTCTtgaggataggtcattaatgtaaaagtagtggacaagctCTTTAAAAGGAAAACAAATAAAATTAAAGAAAAACCGCCACACATACATCCAATTCCTCCATGTAAAAGAAATCCAAAATTAAGAATGCCATGTTAACACTGAAAGTGAAGCAAAATCTTCACACCTTTCAGCTCCAAACCATGGACTGATATATACGAGTTACAGCACGTCTTATactagagctgcattcacaattctgcttttAATACTACAATGAGCCGACAACCTGTCAGACACGCCTAATAGTATAGCCAAGCCCCTATTATGTAATGCTCTAGGGGTGCACAGTAATTTAGCACCATCTGGAGAGGTTGaggttattaaaaaacaaaaaacacaacaccACTTTCCAGAATGCATACCATCAGTAATGAAGCCTGGGCACATATGGAAGCAACTCTGGAAACTTTAATGATTTATTACAATCTTAGAATTGAATGGCAAATTGCTAGGATATAACATCGCTTTATGTTGGGTTCTGCCCTCCGAAACCCCACAGAGCCAGAAAATAAAAGGACATCATTGCTGAGTCAGTATGCAGAGCTGTAAATTGCATAATGGCGCCTAACCCACCTGCTGTAATGGGAATTGCTACATAGCTCCATTCAGGTTCCTTGTACAGCTGGGTGTATTAATGTGCCAAAAAGAATAAAGGTCTTGATGCTCCTTCATTCTCACGATAAGGTCatggcacacgttcagtatttggtcaaaggGAATGAGTAGGCAAGTAATAGTTAGATTATAAATCAATTTTCTGCTCctattgtttttaaagggaacctttcagcaggattgtgcacagtaacctacacacagtgtcaggttggtgcagttatactgattacaataatatctgggttgatgaaatccatcttgtggttgttgtgtaatctttattttcagtttgagtTCATGATTTGCTCCTGCTctgggggcggcctgtgggggtcttcatgtggtgctcggaTTAGGTATTCACAAtgtagactgctgacaggtcaccgatccctcacttacctgccccctagtttacataatgaatatatgcaggtacaggaaaaaaacaaacaaaaaaaaaaccttctgcaggcaggggcCAGCCGTGGCTCCTGCACTGCAGAATAATCGCATGTGTATGGTGTTAATAAATGTGGTGGAGGTTATCCTGatcgttaaaaaaataaaataaaaaaaaatccatttgacaaTGGCGCCTGAGCAAtagcagctatcagtgtatatagaggtgatctgatagctgctattgcaattttttttcctctagcaagatggcgcctgcACAATAGCAGATCTCAGATtacctctatatacaccgatagctgccacTTCGCAGGTgggtgccattttcaaatggatttttttttttttattatttgcaccTGCCAGCACGGGcagcatgggcagcacggtggcgcagtggttagcactgcagccttgcagcgctggggtcctgggatctaatcccacccaggacaacatctgcaaagagtttgtatgttctctccgtgtttgcgtgggtttcctcccacattccaaagacatactgatagggattctagattgtgagccccaacggggacagtgatattAATGTGTgcaaatctgtaaagcgctgcggaatatgttagcgctatataaaaataaagattattattatctgcctgcagaagggtttttttttcattatgtagatataatattcattatgtaaactagggggcaggtcagtgagggatcagtgtcctgtcagcagtctgcattatgaatacctaatcagagcaccacatgaagaccccccacaggccgccccggagcacgagcatatcattaactcaaaactgaaaaatagaattcttaccgttaattcggtttctaggaaccttccacgatggcatatggaggttgtctctttgccctaatggggaacaggaaacagagaggtttaaaaggacctcccacctcccagtgacttacaactgaaaccatagcaccggtttaccttctgaatcccagaactagtccaggaatatgtatcgggtgggaaattagtgccgtcgtggaaggttcctagaaaccgaattaacggtaagaataattctattttctctagtcaccttccaggacgacatatggaggaataccaactaattaagcactagggagggacaacctggaggactttacggccgaagactaagtccttattggaaaatacatctaatctataatgcttagagaaggtatggagtgaagaccacgttgctgccctgcagatctgctccggagatgcacctgctctttctgcccaggaaactgacgtagatcttgttgaatgggccttgatccctactggaggaattttgttttgagcaaggtaggcttccgttatggcttttttaatccacgtagcaatggtacttttagctacttttttccccttattttgccctgagagatggacaaagaggttatgatcgattctgagagcacgggtctgatctaagtattgcagcagaatacgtcggacatccagagtgttgaatcttctttcttccaagtttgcaggattatggcaaaaggtcggttgaacaatctcttgggaacgatgaaaatcagagactaccttcggaagaaaagaaggatctagacgaagtactattgagtcatctct
The Ranitomeya imitator isolate aRanImi1 chromosome 3, aRanImi1.pri, whole genome shotgun sequence genome window above contains:
- the LOC138673105 gene encoding mitochondrial glutamate carrier 1-like isoform X2, giving the protein MYFNCAAVNLTLVTPEKAIKLAANDFFRHHLTQDGKKLTLVKEMLAGCGAGTCQVIITTPMEMLKIQLQDAGRLASCQKTATGIQSVTQGAKHLNTIPVLSRAYNAGPTLVTQKLSATQIASELLRTQGIKGLYKGLGATLLRDVPFSVIYFPLFSNINKLGMSSPDVRAPFLHSFFAGCVAGSTAAVAVNPCDVVKTRLQSLNKGANEEVYSGIIDCVRKIWINEGPSAFLKGSGCRALVIAPLFGIAQVVYFLGVGEAVVEFAQFSNLSSP
- the LOC138673105 gene encoding mitochondrial glutamate carrier 1-like isoform X1, whose amino-acid sequence is MAEKQISLPAKLINGGIAGIIGVTCVFPIDLTKTRLQNQRNGQQIYKSIWDCLGKTIRSEGYFGMYRGAAVNLTLVTPEKAIKLAANDFFRHHLTQDGKKLTLVKEMLAGCGAGTCQVIITTPMEMLKIQLQDAGRLASCQKTATGIQSVTQGAKHLNTIPVLSRAYNAGPTLVTQKLSATQIASELLRTQGIKGLYKGLGATLLRDVPFSVIYFPLFSNINKLGMSSPDVRAPFLHSFFAGCVAGSTAAVAVNPCDVVKTRLQSLNKGANEEVYSGIIDCVRKIWINEGPSAFLKGSGCRALVIAPLFGIAQVVYFLGVGEAVVEFAQFSNLSSP